The following are from one region of the Mannheimia granulomatis genome:
- a CDS encoding L-cystine transporter, which translates to MLIINLIVFTAILLLLAKIYKSTQKLGQTVFIGLILGLASGVFLQTFYEKAAIEEILDWVNLVGNGYVRLLQMIVMPLVFVSILSAITRLKAVGALGKISFSVLSVLLVTTAIAAVIGIALVYLFDLSAEGLVAGSRELAAQEKVIGRAEQVSNLSIPAMLVSFIPKNPFLELTGANPTSIISMVIFSALLGLAALSLGKEDKDLGERIAQGVETLNKLIMRLVRFVIRLTPYGVFALMIKMAATSQWSDIVNLGSFIVASYIAMGLMFIVHGILLLTAKVNPFDYYKKVLPTLSFAFTSRSSAAAIPLNIETQTNKLGNNSVIANFSATFGATIGQNGCAGIYPAMLAVMIAPTVGVDPFSVNYIFTLILVVAISSFGIAGVGGGATFAAIVVLSTLNLPIELVGLLISVEPIIDMGRTALNVNGAMVAGTLTNKWVKS; encoded by the coding sequence ATGCTTATTATTAATTTAATCGTTTTTACAGCCATTCTATTATTGCTGGCTAAAATTTATAAATCCACCCAAAAACTGGGGCAGACAGTTTTTATTGGCTTAATTTTAGGCCTTGCAAGCGGTGTTTTTTTGCAAACATTTTACGAAAAAGCCGCTATTGAGGAAATATTAGACTGGGTGAATTTAGTCGGTAATGGTTATGTACGTTTGCTACAAATGATTGTAATGCCATTAGTATTTGTTTCAATTTTATCTGCGATCACTAGGCTAAAAGCGGTTGGTGCTTTAGGAAAAATCAGCTTTAGCGTTTTATCGGTACTCTTAGTCACGACTGCAATCGCTGCGGTAATTGGTATTGCTTTGGTATATTTGTTTGACTTATCTGCTGAGGGGTTAGTAGCAGGTAGTCGTGAACTTGCGGCACAAGAGAAAGTGATAGGACGTGCTGAGCAAGTGAGTAATTTATCTATTCCTGCTATGTTAGTCTCCTTTATTCCGAAAAACCCATTCTTAGAGTTAACCGGAGCAAATCCAACATCTATTATCAGCATGGTTATTTTCTCTGCCTTATTAGGTTTGGCAGCACTCAGCTTGGGTAAAGAAGATAAAGATTTAGGTGAACGCATTGCACAAGGTGTAGAAACATTAAATAAACTAATTATGCGTTTGGTCCGTTTTGTAATTCGCTTAACACCTTATGGTGTGTTTGCATTGATGATCAAAATGGCGGCAACCTCTCAATGGAGCGATATTGTTAATTTAGGGAGCTTTATTGTTGCATCTTATATTGCTATGGGCCTAATGTTTATTGTTCACGGTATTTTATTATTGACTGCCAAAGTAAATCCTTTTGATTATTATAAAAAGGTATTACCAACTTTAAGTTTTGCTTTTACGTCTCGTTCTAGTGCCGCGGCTATTCCTCTAAATATCGAAACACAAACAAACAAGCTGGGTAACAATAGTGTTATTGCTAATTTTTCAGCAACTTTTGGGGCGACCATCGGGCAGAATGGTTGTGCAGGGATCTATCCGGCAATGCTTGCGGTAATGATCGCACCAACTGTAGGGGTTGACCCATTTAGTGTAAATTATATCTTCACGCTAATTCTTGTTGTTGCTATTTCATCTTTTGGAATTGCTGGTGTTGGTGGAGGAGCTACTTTTGCGGCTATTGTAGTACTTTCTACATTAAACTTACCGATTGAATTAGTCGGCTTACTCATTTCTGTAGAACCAATCATTGATATGGGACGTACAGCTTTAAATGTAAATGGCGCAATGGTGGCGGGTACTTTAACCAATAAATGGGTTAAATCTTAA